CGGCGACCTTGTCCATACGGACATCGTTGGTCTTGGCCGTCTCGAGCATGCCGCCCAGGCCCGACAGTTCCAGACGGTCCTTCGGCGTGGTCGATTGTGCGGCGGTGGCGGCGTCGGTGGTCGGCGGCTGGATCGCCTGCGAACGGACCTGCTGGACGTTGCGGACTTGCGCGGTGACGGCGTTGTTGATCGGCGTGGTCATGTAGATGAATGTGTCTGAAGGTGTGATGAACGGGCGAGCGGACTTTCGCCGGGATGTCCCGATAAAAACGCCCTCCCAGTACTGTCATCGGCACACCGGCAAGTTTCTCTCCAGTCAAAACCGCTTCCGGCGCGTCCTGTAAACCACCAATCGAACCGACGTTACGACAAACGTCCGAGAAAAACGCGCAAAAAATGCCGATCGCGGGGGCGCAAATGTTGCCGAACGGTTGGGAGGCTGGGGAAAGGCCGCGAACCACAGCCACCGGGTCAATGCACCAGCGCCTCGCCGAGCAGCATCGCCCTGCCGAGCCGGGCCATCATTGCCTGATTGCTATAGATCAGCGGCAGCAGGAACGGCAGGTTCTGCTGCGGGCCGCGCAGGTAGTTACCGAGGGTCGCGCCCCACGTCCCGCGAAATGCTTGGAGCGGTTCCTGCGGATAGTCGGCCGACAGGGCCAGGCGGATCGACTCGGCCGCGAACGTCGCGCTCCACAGTCCGGGGTACAGCGACTCCCCGAACTCGCTCACGAAGCCCCCCGCCGGCCCGATCAGCAACGTCCGGTCGCCGACCATGTCCTGGCCGAGCGCCCCACCGAGCGCGACCTCGGTGCGGGTGATCTTGCCGGGCCGGCCGTCTTCCAACAGGCCGTGCATCCCGAGCCGCTCGCACCACTGGTCCATCATCGCTTCGGCGTCGGGCGTGGGCGTCGGGACGAAAAGCGTCGCTTCGGGCTTGCCGGCCTGGTCCACCAGCAGCCGTGCGACGGAGTTGGGGACCAAATCCAGGCCGGCAACAACCTCGGGCAGGTCCGCCGTCGCGTCGTTGCCGAACGCCCGGTACATCAGCGTGTGGGAAGTCCGCCGCGCGTGCAGGCCCAACGGGGCGAGGATGCGGTCGGGCATCGGGTCGGTCACGACCATCAACGTCGCCCGCCGCTCGGTCGCACCTTCCTTGAACCTCACACCTCCGCGATCGGTGCCGAGGATTTCGATCGGCCGGGTCCGGCTGACCGCGCCGGCCTTGCTCGCATGGTCGTCGATGACCTGCGTGAAAGCCTGTTGGTTTAGCGCCAGCGCCTGAGGCTCGTCGGCGTGCCAGAGGCCGTGCGTTTCGGCGTCCGGTCCGAGCAAACAAACCCCTGCCATCGGAGTGAGGTTCGGCAAATCGCCGAGCAACGGATGGAGCCGGGCAGCCGCGGGATTGAGCACTTCGAGGGTCGGCTGCTCGGCGAAGAACAGGTGTTCGGTCGGCCGAGCTGCCCGCAGCACTTTCGCCTCGCCGGCCAACAGCAACGCCAGAAACGCCGCCGAGGGATGGTCGCCCAGGATCAGAACATCAAAATCGGCATCGGCCATGTTCGGGACTGTACCGACTTCTCGGGGCCGCGCCATGGCGTGATACGGATCGGCCGGGCCTCACACGACCTGCTCCCACACCAGCCGGCCGCCGCCGATGAGCGCGAAAACACCGCCGATGAGCGCGGCGGGGATCGCCCCGGTCGGCACTTTCGCACCGGGGCCGCGGAGAATCACCTGGTACTCCTGGCCGCTGGTCACGCGCTGCCCCTCGGGCGTGACCTGGTCGAGCAGGTCGTTGCCGAAGGTGTCTTCGTCCCACACTTCCACCCGCTCGATCGCGGCGAGCGATAGCGAAGAGTCCAGGTTCCACGTCAAACCGCCGCCGACCGGCGTGTCTTCCATCGTGTCGGTTTGCAACGTTTCTCCGCCGACGATGACCCGCACGTACAAGTCCGGATTGCCCGGCGAGAGCATCGACTTCACGCCGGCCGCGTCGTTGACGATGCCGGGCCGGGTCTTGACGCGGACGCTACTCACACGGTCGCTCTGCACGGGGTTGGTCCATGACCAAAGGCCCCACGCACACGCCGCCCCGCCGATCAATAGCAGCGCGAGCCAAACGACGAAACGCCATTGTCTTGCCCGAAGTTGGACGGGGGGCGTGCTCATCGTGCCTCCGGTTTAGCGTCGAGTTTCACGAAGAACCCCGCGGCAATCGATAAAAGCACCGCGACGCAGAACAACACCGTCCCGCTACGGGCACTCACCTCGGCCATGCCGTCGAGTTTCACCACGACGATCATCACCGCGACCACGAGGATGTCGAGCAGCGAGTACTTGCCGGTAAGCACGGCAGCCTTGTGCAACACCGAACGGCCGCGATCCGACAAAGCCGTGAGTTTGCTCGTCGCGGCCAGGAGCGCGATCAGCTTGGCGAACGGGAACGCGACGCTGAACACCCCGAGCAC
The window above is part of the Planctomycetota bacterium genome. Proteins encoded here:
- a CDS encoding C2 domain-containing protein, with translation MSTPPVQLRARQWRFVVWLALLLIGGAACAWGLWSWTNPVQSDRVSSVRVKTRPGIVNDAAGVKSMLSPGNPDLYVRVIVGGETLQTDTMEDTPVGGGLTWNLDSSLSLAAIERVEVWDEDTFGNDLLDQVTPEGQRVTSGQEYQVILRGPGAKVPTGAIPAALIGGVFALIGGGRLVWEQVV
- a CDS encoding paraquat-inducible protein A yields the protein MSAERNVDCRRCGKAYTLPRPAPVGAGCPHCGAAPMSLLARVRDLRSNGVAALLSVAAIAILTAAVVLPFITMNTLGNERTFSLLGSIAELFRRNNVVLAVVLGVFSVAFPFAKLIALLAATSKLTALSDRGRSVLHKAAVLTGKYSLLDILVVAVMIVVVKLDGMAEVSARSGTVLFCVAVLLSIAAGFFVKLDAKPEAR